GTCACGGAAGGCGGCCGCCACCGGGCACTTGGGGCAAGGTTCCGAGCGGTTCTGATAGACGGCATAGCAGGGTATGTCCCCGCCGGTGCCGAACATTTCGCTCATTGCCTTGTTCTGGAAGATAATCTTGAAATCGGTGCCTACGATTGCCAGACCGTCGCCCATGCAGGCCATGACGGTATCGAGCTTTTCTTTTTCCTCCAGCAGTTCGTTCTGGGTCTGAAGATATTCGTCCAATTGCTGACGCAGTTCCTCCTCAGTCATTTCCAGTTCTTCGTTCTTTTCCTGAAGCAGGTTGTCCTGGCTGATGAGCGAGCGGGTGTCGCGGCTTAAGCGGTGGCTGCCGAACCCGATGGTCAGAAGGCCGATCAGCCAAAAACCGGCGTGCCATAGCCTCATATGCCGCAGTTCGGCTTCCTGGGTTGCAAACAGGTCGTCCAGGGGGATGGATACGCTTATTCCTCCACGGATGTCGCCGACTTTGTATCCCTGCCGGCCATGGCACGGAAGACAGGATTTTTCGACCACGAAGGGGCGAATCATGCGCATGTGGGGTTTGCCGTTGAGAAGGGATATCTGTCTTACTTCCGGTATGCCCCGCTCGAAGGCCATGAGGGCCGTTGTTTCCCATTCATCGGCTTTGTTTGCTGGAGAAAGGGGCTGGAGGCTCGTGATATGCCCCTGGGGGCCTATATAATCTCTGGCGCCTTCAAATGCCAGGGGGATGATGTAGCCGGGATTCCGGCTGGGGGCCTGGGAATCGGGCTGGTTCGGTTTCGGAGGTATCTCGCTGCTTGGGCGTATGTAGACCCCCCCTTTGCGGGATAGCCCGTGCCGGTATCGGATATCCTTTTCATAGGCGCTTCGCACTACGGAAATGGCCAGCCGCTCAACCCCTTCCACAAGAGTTCTTTTTTGGGTCCGGTATGAGAGGACGATCAGCGAAGTCCATGCAAGTGCGGTTACGGTGGCATATACCAGGATACGTCTGACTTTTTCGTTGCTGGAGAAGGGGGATGTGGAACCGGTCATCGGATCTGATACCTTTACGTTAGGTTGAAAATTATTGAATTGCACAAAGTGTACCGACGGCTTGATGGCGCCCCATCCGTCATTAACTCTGGGGATGCTCCATGGCGGGCCGGCAAAACTGGCCTTTTATCAGTTCTGACATGGCGTTGGCCGCAGGAGAGAGTTCCCTTCCGCTGCGCTGCACAAGATAAAAATGACGGGAAATGGTGAGCCCCTTGACGGGGATCTCTGCCAGATCGCCGCGGGCCAGCTCTTTCCGGACTGAAATCTCCGATAAGAAAGACAGGCCCAACCCGCCGGCCACGGTTTGCTTCACTGCTTCGTTGCTGCCGAGAATTGCCCGTACGGTAAGGGTTCCCGGTACGATACCCGCTGCTGTCAGGGCTTCGGTAATGGTCTTCGCCGTGCCGGAACCCGCTTCGCGCATGATGAACTCCTGTTGTGCCAGGATGTCCGTGTCAATGGGGTTTGCCGCTGCCAGTGGGTGGTTTCTGCCGGCCATGAGTTTGATTTCGTCCCGGTTCAGGGGGGTGAACGTGAATGCATCTTCGTCGAAGCGACTGCCGATTATGCCGATCTCCACCTCTTCACGCGCTAACTTGTGCAGAATCTCCCGGCTGTCTCCCTGGATAAGCGTCAGGCGGACTCCCGGATGGCGAGCAATAAAAAGGGGGAGCACGCCGGGAATCATGTAATCGCCGGGGATGTTGCTCCCTCCGATACGAAGCTCAACTTCTTCCATTCCGCTGAACCGACGCATTGCCGGTTCGATCTCGCGAACACCGTTAACCACCCTGTGGGCATGCTCCAGCAGGAGTTTTCCCCCTTCGGTGAGGAGAGCTCCGCGGCTCGTGCGGTCAAGGAGCTTTATCCCCAGTTCGTTTTCCAGGGCTGCAATGTGCTGGCTGACCGTCGATTGGGTGATGAACGTCGCTTCGGCGCCTTTGGAAAAACTACCACTTTCAGCTACGGCAAGGAAGATTTCTAATTGTTTTAAATTCATTCGATTCTCTTTATTATTTAAAAAATGAATATCTCAGATTGGATTTATCAAAATTATCAATTTGACCGAACTCTGTCAAATACTCAATAATCCGACTGATTCAAATATGCTTCTGATTGCAGGGAGAGAAAAATGAAGATTATCGATTGCAGAAATATGGCCTGCCCCGCGCCGGTGGTGACCACCAAACGGGCGCTGGAGGAGGCGGGAGGCGAGGCGGTGCAGGTGCTTGTGGATTCCGGCGCCCCCAGGGAGAACGTGACCCGTTTTGCCGTCAACCGGGGCTTTACCGTCGCCGAGTCTGAATCCGACGGAGGTTTTGCCCTCACCATCACCGCGTCGGGAGCGGCCGGGAACGAGCCGGCGCGAACCGTGACGGGAAGAGACGGGAAGACCGTCATGCTCGTGGGCTCGAATTGTCTCGGCGATGGTTCCGATGAATTGGGCCGGCTCCTGATGAAGAACTTCATCATAACCCTGCTTGATCTGGCGGAGCTCCCCGACCGGATGCTCTTCATCAACTCGGGGGTTCTTCTCACCACGGAAGGGTCTGAAGTGCTGGAGGCTTTGGAGCAGCTGGGCAATCGGGGGGTCGAAGTCCTCTCCTGCGGCGTCTGCCTCGACTTTTTCCACTGCAAGGAGAAGCTCGTGGCCGGTTCCGTCACCAATATGTTCACCATCGCCGAGAGCCTCGTGGGGGCGGAGTCGGTTATCAGGCTGTAGCTTTATGGTTAGTCGGACAAAATGATACACCGGGGTGTCTGTGGCGCTCCGGATTTTTATTTCGGGAAGCGAACTGATGATTGCTGCAGGTATTGATATCGGCTCAACGGCCACCAAGGCCGTGGTTTTTGACGGCGAGGTGCGTGGAGTCGCGGTGGTGCCCACCGGGTGGGAGCCACGGGAGGCGGGACTCACGGCCCTGCGGCAGGCCCTCGCTGCTGGCGGGGTGAAGGAGGGGCGCCTGGGGCGGGTCGTGGGCACCGGTTACGGACGGATCTCGCTTCCCATCTTCGACCGGAAAGTGACGGAGATCACCTGCCACGCCCGTGGTGCTCACCATCTGAACAGCGAAACACGCACTGTCATCGATATCGGGGGGCAGGACAGCAAGGTGATTGCCCTGGATGCCGCCGGCGGGGTGGCCGATTTCATCATGAATGACAAGTGCGCCGCCGGCACCGGCCGATTCCTCCAGATCATGGCCGGCATCCTCGACACGACCCTTGACGGACTGGGGGAGCTGGCCGCTTCGGCCCAGCCGGCACCCCTGTCGAGCATGTGCACGGTCTTTGCCGAGTCTGAGACTATCGGCCTCCTGGCCCAAGGGGTTCCCAAGGGCGCCATTGCCGCCGGCATCCTCGACTCCATTGCCCGGCGGGTGCAGGGCCTTGCCGGGCGTCTGCCGATCACGGGGGTGGTCACCTTTACCGGCGGTACTGCCCGCAATCGCGCCATCTGCCAGGCTATTGCACAGCGGCTCGGTGTTTCGCTCCATGTTCCCAAGGAGCCTCAGTTGGTGGGGGCACTGGGGGCGGCGCTCATCGGGCGGGATGTCTAAGCATGACGAAAGAGAAAGAAAATATGGATATTATGAAAGCTGAAACATTTAAGGAGATTGCCTCTCTGCGGGAACGGAACGCCCTTGCTCTCAAGGAGGCAAAGGAGGCTGGTGCGCGGATTGTGGGGACCTACTGCCTCTACTCGCCGGTGGAACTGGTGGTGGCGGCCGGAGCGATTCCTGTTTCCCTCTGCGGAACGAGCCCGAACCCGATCCCCGCCGCGGAGAAGGTCCTTCCCCGTACCATCTGTCCCCTCATCAAGTCGAGCTACGGCTTTGCGGCAACCGATACCTGCCCCTATTTCCACTTTGCCGACCTCCTCATCGCCGAAACAACCTGCGACGGCAAGAAAAAGATGTATGAGCTCCTGAGCAACTTTAAGCCTCTGCACTTGATGCAGCTTCCCCAGGTGCAAGACCGGGCCGCCCTCGACTACTGGATCGGGGAGCTTAAACGTCTCGCCGCACGGCTGGAAGATGAGTTTGGCGTTGTATTGACCACTAAACGTCTCCAGGACGCGATCCGCCTCTGCAACGACGAGCGGCGCTCCCTCCAGGCCCTTCAGGATGTCTGCCGGCTGAAGCCGTCACCCATAAGCGGCCTTGACCTGTTGACAGTACTTCACAACCGCGGCTTCTCCGTGGACAAGAAGGAGGCTATTGCCCTTGTGGACCGGCTCACTGCGGAGCTATGGGATATGGCAGCCGCGGGAGTCTCCCACTTTACGGAAGATACCCCCCGGGTTCTCCTGACCGGTGTGCCGGTGGGAATCGGTTCAGACAAGGTGGTGCGGTTGGTGGAGGAGTGTGGGGGAAGCGTGGTTTGTTTTGAGAGCTGTGGCGCCTACAAGAAGGTGGAGCCGGTGGTCGAGGATGCCGACGATCCCCTACGGGCCATTGCCGAGCGTTATCTTCGCATCCCTTGCTCATGCATGTCGCCAAACCGGGGACGTTTCGAACTGGTGTCGCGCCTCGTGGGAGAGTTCCAGGCCGACGGGGTCATCGATCTGACCTGGCTGGGATGCCACACTTACAACATAGAGTCCTACAGCCTCAAGAAGTATCTTCAGGATCGGACCACCGTTCCCTTTCTCCAGATCGAGACAGACTATTCCGAATCAGACACTGAACAGCTGAAAGTGCGGATCGAGGCGTTTCTGGAGATCCTCAGCCGGCAACGGCGAAGTGTCGTGTAGCCACATTAAATCAGCAAGGGAGAGAGTATGAAACAATGGATTGCCTTAGTGACGGTCTCTGTTCTATTGGTTGCCGCCGCGGCCATGGCAACTGACTACAGGTATGTCAAGCAGGATACTTTCAAGGGATGGCTGGAGAGTGGCCGGCCGATGGTAATTGTTGACATTCAGCCTGCGGAAGACTTTGCCGAGGAACATTTCAATGGCGCGATTGAAACCAATGCGTACCCCGTTAAGAGCGATGAAGAGAAAAAACGGCTTGACGTCACTCTGGAGAAGATTGGCGCCTCAACGGAAGACGTGATCATTGTCTGCCCACGGGGAGGAGCGGGAGCCAAGAATACTTACGACTACCTCAAGTCGAAGGGGGTCGAGGAGAAACGGCTCCACATTCTGGAAAAGGGGAGTA
The nucleotide sequence above comes from Geobacter benzoatilyticus. Encoded proteins:
- a CDS encoding ATP-binding protein, giving the protein MTGSTSPFSSNEKVRRILVYATVTALAWTSLIVLSYRTQKRTLVEGVERLAISVVRSAYEKDIRYRHGLSRKGGVYIRPSSEIPPKPNQPDSQAPSRNPGYIIPLAFEGARDYIGPQGHITSLQPLSPANKADEWETTALMAFERGIPEVRQISLLNGKPHMRMIRPFVVEKSCLPCHGRQGYKVGDIRGGISVSIPLDDLFATQEAELRHMRLWHAGFWLIGLLTIGFGSHRLSRDTRSLISQDNLLQEKNEELEMTEEELRQQLDEYLQTQNELLEEKEKLDTVMACMGDGLAIVGTDFKIIFQNKAMSEMFGTGGDIPCYAVYQNRSEPCPKCPVAAAFRDGGIHTRQIPMKVGGREIWFETTASPFHDAMGRIIGGVQIYRNINERKRHQQEIEDLNSSLEQRVKERTADLEQTNRALETANREMESFSYSVSHDLRAPLRHINGYSQALNEEYGQLLDTNGKEYLKRICAASDRMALLIDDLLELSRVTRTELHRKSINLSGICRAIAANLRESDPKRETTFVIEDGAIALGDPLLMRQALENILGNAWKYTSKTPGARIEFGISPNQSTTTYFVRDNGVGFDMAYSGKLFGAFQRLHGAEFEGTGIGLATVQRIIQRHGGTIWAEGSEESEGHGATFYFTL
- a CDS encoding selenium metabolism-associated LysR family transcriptional regulator; protein product: MNLKQLEIFLAVAESGSFSKGAEATFITQSTVSQHIAALENELGIKLLDRTSRGALLTEGGKLLLEHAHRVVNGVREIEPAMRRFSGMEEVELRIGGSNIPGDYMIPGVLPLFIARHPGVRLTLIQGDSREILHKLAREEVEIGIIGSRFDEDAFTFTPLNRDEIKLMAGRNHPLAAANPIDTDILAQQEFIMREAGSGTAKTITEALTAAGIVPGTLTVRAILGSNEAVKQTVAGGLGLSFLSEISVRKELARGDLAEIPVKGLTISRHFYLVQRSGRELSPAANAMSELIKGQFCRPAMEHPQS
- the yedF gene encoding sulfurtransferase-like selenium metabolism protein YedF produces the protein MKIIDCRNMACPAPVVTTKRALEEAGGEAVQVLVDSGAPRENVTRFAVNRGFTVAESESDGGFALTITASGAAGNEPARTVTGRDGKTVMLVGSNCLGDGSDELGRLLMKNFIITLLDLAELPDRMLFINSGVLLTTEGSEVLEALEQLGNRGVEVLSCGVCLDFFHCKEKLVAGSVTNMFTIAESLVGAESVIRL
- a CDS encoding acyl-CoA dehydratase activase codes for the protein MIAAGIDIGSTATKAVVFDGEVRGVAVVPTGWEPREAGLTALRQALAAGGVKEGRLGRVVGTGYGRISLPIFDRKVTEITCHARGAHHLNSETRTVIDIGGQDSKVIALDAAGGVADFIMNDKCAAGTGRFLQIMAGILDTTLDGLGELAASAQPAPLSSMCTVFAESETIGLLAQGVPKGAIAAGILDSIARRVQGLAGRLPITGVVTFTGGTARNRAICQAIAQRLGVSLHVPKEPQLVGALGAALIGRDV
- a CDS encoding double-cubane-cluster-containing anaerobic reductase; amino-acid sequence: MKAETFKEIASLRERNALALKEAKEAGARIVGTYCLYSPVELVVAAGAIPVSLCGTSPNPIPAAEKVLPRTICPLIKSSYGFAATDTCPYFHFADLLIAETTCDGKKKMYELLSNFKPLHLMQLPQVQDRAALDYWIGELKRLAARLEDEFGVVLTTKRLQDAIRLCNDERRSLQALQDVCRLKPSPISGLDLLTVLHNRGFSVDKKEAIALVDRLTAELWDMAAAGVSHFTEDTPRVLLTGVPVGIGSDKVVRLVEECGGSVVCFESCGAYKKVEPVVEDADDPLRAIAERYLRIPCSCMSPNRGRFELVSRLVGEFQADGVIDLTWLGCHTYNIESYSLKKYLQDRTTVPFLQIETDYSESDTEQLKVRIEAFLEILSRQRRSVV
- a CDS encoding rhodanese-like domain-containing protein, with product MKQWIALVTVSVLLVAAAAMATDYRYVKQDTFKGWLESGRPMVIVDIQPAEDFAEEHFNGAIETNAYPVKSDEEKKRLDVTLEKIGASTEDVIIVCPRGGAGAKNTYDYLKSKGVEEKRLHILEKGSKGWPWPELCVDGR